From a region of the Streptacidiphilus albus JL83 genome:
- a CDS encoding cation:proton antiporter, with protein sequence MTSDQILAGAGLIAVLAVGSQLLAARLRLPAIILLLPVGFTAGALTDGVHPDKLLGPAFPPLVSLAVAVILYDAGLELDLRRLTGAARRTVARLIWIGTLVTWPVAALVAAPLLHISAKAAVMLGVILIVSGPTVVGPLLNFVRPGAGLRRILLWEGSLIDAVGGVLGALVFTALESGRRVGPGDAVLHILASAGAGVLGGVLGAAVLWLLLTRLRLGELLGTTTQLALTVGVAAGCDLVRDDAGLISAIIMGVAMATLPGLDPVVRRPFFETLVSLVIGVLFIAISATVTPASLHHVVLPALLLTALLVLAVRPLVAWLSTVGGGLGRGERGFLGWMAPRGIVAASTASTFSASLAEKGIGGAERILPATFVVIVGTVLVYGLSVVPVARRLGVTGATRSRPLLVGGDPWVVDLGRALGRAGLDVLMWAGEPEQRERIVAAGLALAPGELLATATGEGAELEGVTSVLLLTGEDDFNALAATLLRSEGGPEVYRLAEREEGRGVVAPYLRAEVLFAPGLTGAALAGRHRAGAAIGVGPGRSPLGPGQDLLFTVDDAGRLRPTLNGAGSAPPPGAYAITLGPTGPRPA encoded by the coding sequence ATGACGTCCGATCAGATCCTCGCGGGTGCCGGGCTGATCGCCGTGCTCGCGGTGGGGTCGCAGCTGCTGGCGGCGCGGCTGCGGCTGCCGGCCATCATCCTGCTGCTCCCGGTCGGCTTCACCGCCGGAGCGCTCACCGACGGCGTCCACCCGGACAAGCTGCTGGGCCCGGCCTTCCCGCCGCTGGTGTCGCTGGCGGTCGCGGTCATCCTCTACGACGCCGGTCTCGAACTCGACCTGCGGCGGCTGACCGGTGCCGCCCGGCGCACCGTGGCCCGGCTGATCTGGATCGGCACCCTGGTTACCTGGCCGGTCGCGGCGCTGGTGGCGGCCCCGCTGCTGCACATCTCGGCCAAGGCCGCGGTGATGCTCGGAGTGATCCTGATCGTCTCCGGGCCGACCGTGGTCGGACCACTGCTGAACTTCGTCCGGCCCGGCGCGGGGCTGCGCCGGATCCTGCTCTGGGAGGGTTCGCTGATCGACGCGGTCGGTGGCGTGCTCGGCGCGCTGGTATTCACGGCGCTGGAGTCCGGCCGCCGGGTGGGTCCGGGCGACGCCGTGCTGCACATCCTCGCCAGCGCCGGGGCCGGGGTCCTCGGCGGCGTGCTCGGGGCGGCGGTGCTCTGGCTGCTGCTCACCCGGCTCCGGCTCGGCGAACTGCTGGGCACCACCACCCAGCTGGCCCTGACGGTGGGCGTGGCGGCCGGGTGCGACCTGGTCCGGGACGACGCGGGGCTGATCTCGGCCATCATCATGGGCGTCGCCATGGCCACCCTGCCCGGCCTCGACCCGGTGGTCCGCCGACCCTTCTTCGAGACGCTGGTCTCGCTGGTCATCGGGGTGCTGTTCATCGCGATCTCGGCGACCGTCACCCCGGCCTCGCTGCACCACGTGGTCCTCCCGGCGCTGCTGCTGACGGCGCTGCTGGTGCTGGCCGTCCGGCCGCTGGTGGCCTGGCTGTCCACGGTCGGCGGCGGACTGGGCCGGGGCGAGCGCGGCTTCCTGGGCTGGATGGCGCCGCGCGGCATCGTGGCCGCCTCCACTGCCTCCACCTTCTCGGCGAGCCTGGCCGAGAAGGGCATCGGCGGAGCGGAGCGGATCCTGCCGGCGACCTTCGTGGTGATCGTCGGCACCGTGCTGGTCTACGGCCTCAGCGTGGTCCCGGTCGCCCGCCGGCTCGGCGTCACCGGCGCCACCCGCTCCCGGCCGCTGCTGGTGGGCGGCGACCCGTGGGTGGTCGACCTGGGCCGCGCCCTCGGCCGGGCCGGGCTGGACGTGCTGATGTGGGCCGGCGAGCCGGAGCAGCGGGAGCGGATCGTCGCGGCCGGACTGGCGCTGGCGCCGGGCGAGCTGCTGGCCACCGCGACCGGCGAGGGCGCGGAGCTCGAAGGCGTCACCTCGGTGCTGCTGCTGACCGGCGAGGACGACTTCAACGCGCTGGCCGCGACGCTGCTGCGGAGCGAGGGCGGCCCGGAGGTCTACCGGCTCGCCGAGCGGGAGGAGGGGCGCGGTGTGGTGGCGCCCTACCTGCGCGCCGAGGTGCTGTTCGCCCCGGGGCTGACCGGGGCGGCGCTGGCCGGTCGCCACCGGGCCGGCGCGGCGATCGGGGTCGGCCCCGGCCGGTCGCCGCTGGGCCCCGGCCAGGACCTGCTCTTCACCGTCGACGACGCCGGCCGGCTGCGGCCGACGCTGAACGGCGCCGGGTCCGCCCCGCCGCCCGGGGCCTACGCCATCACCCTCGGGCCGACCGGTCCTCGGCCGGCTTGA
- a CDS encoding HAD family hydrolase, producing the protein MQRLAFFDLDDTLIDRSLGFVECVRRFCLDLGLGEDVELWLLEAMRERAYRSDFETLRERFALPLATDDLWGHYCRSMADAVTCPAAVLSGLERLREAGWLVAVVTNGAGDIQRAKLARTGIAQRVDAVCISEEIGIRKPDVGIFHEAARLVGVSDCSGGWMVGDNAHNDIGGGRAAGLRTIWVSPGSGAVDADHVVSTATEAVELLLGRGETVS; encoded by the coding sequence GTGCAGCGACTCGCGTTCTTCGACCTGGACGACACTCTCATCGACCGCTCGCTGGGCTTCGTCGAGTGTGTCCGGCGCTTCTGTCTGGACCTCGGCCTTGGGGAGGACGTGGAGCTGTGGCTACTGGAGGCTATGCGCGAGCGCGCGTACCGGAGCGACTTCGAGACCTTGCGCGAGCGATTCGCCCTCCCGCTCGCTACTGATGACCTGTGGGGGCACTACTGCCGGAGTATGGCTGATGCGGTGACTTGCCCGGCGGCGGTGCTTTCCGGACTGGAGCGGCTCCGGGAAGCCGGTTGGCTGGTGGCGGTGGTGACCAACGGGGCCGGCGACATCCAGCGGGCGAAGCTTGCGCGGACGGGGATCGCTCAGCGGGTTGACGCAGTCTGCATCTCGGAGGAGATCGGGATCCGCAAGCCGGACGTCGGGATCTTCCATGAGGCCGCCCGACTGGTGGGGGTATCGGACTGCTCGGGGGGCTGGATGGTCGGCGACAACGCCCACAACGATATCGGCGGTGGTCGCGCGGCCGGGCTGCGAACCATATGGGTGTCGCCGGGAAGCGGCGCAGTCGATGCGGACCATGTGGTCTCGACCGCTACTGAAGCCGTCGAGTTGCTTCTGGGGCGCGGGGAGACGGTCTCGTGA
- a CDS encoding DUF1932 domain-containing protein: MGVLHPGSMGAAVAGQLTRRGVSVLWCSAGRGAATRARAEQAGLVEVTSLGQLAERCDVLLSVCPPAAAETVAAEVAAHGFASGLYVEANAVTPACVERIAAALPAATVVDGSVIGSPPKGGKQPRLFLSGPSGALEQVVALFDGTDVRTRVLGAELGQASALKLAYTSYQKASRVLAALSYALAADHGVEGELLEVAADRPGSYLLETGYIAKTAARAWRWAPELVEAADLLEESGLPGGPLRGAVEVLDRWKGERDVDVTLVEALARLHRPR; the protein is encoded by the coding sequence GTGGGAGTCCTTCACCCGGGCAGCATGGGTGCGGCTGTCGCGGGCCAGCTGACCCGAAGAGGGGTGTCGGTTCTGTGGTGCTCCGCCGGGCGCGGCGCGGCAACGCGGGCGCGTGCCGAACAAGCGGGGTTGGTCGAGGTGACCAGCCTGGGGCAGTTGGCCGAGCGGTGCGATGTGCTGTTGTCGGTGTGTCCGCCAGCGGCGGCTGAGACGGTGGCTGCCGAGGTCGCGGCGCATGGGTTCGCGAGCGGGTTGTACGTCGAGGCCAACGCGGTTACGCCGGCGTGCGTCGAGCGGATCGCGGCAGCGCTCCCGGCCGCGACCGTGGTGGACGGGTCAGTGATCGGTTCGCCGCCGAAGGGCGGTAAGCAGCCGCGGCTGTTCCTGTCAGGTCCGAGCGGGGCGCTTGAGCAGGTGGTGGCGCTGTTCGACGGAACCGATGTTCGCACTCGCGTACTCGGGGCCGAGCTGGGCCAGGCCAGTGCGTTGAAACTCGCCTATACGAGCTACCAGAAGGCATCGCGGGTGCTCGCGGCGCTCTCCTATGCGCTGGCGGCCGACCACGGGGTGGAGGGCGAACTGCTGGAGGTGGCCGCTGACAGGCCGGGCAGCTATCTGCTGGAAACCGGCTACATCGCCAAGACCGCTGCACGGGCCTGGCGGTGGGCTCCCGAGTTGGTCGAGGCGGCTGACCTGTTGGAGGAGAGTGGCCTGCCGGGCGGACCTCTGCGTGGCGCGGTCGAAGTCCTCGATCGCTGGAAGGGCGAGCGCGACGTCGACGTGACGCTGGTCGAGGCCCTGGCCAGGCTGCACCGGCCCCGCTAA
- a CDS encoding P-loop NTPase family protein, which translates to MKTGIILYGPPASGKDTITACLTDHDPRLVPFARLKIGEGRSQGYRMGTPEQLRQLEAAGDVVYRNDRYQSVYLVDRPGLDAAFAEDHVPIVHLGQIAGITALATGYPAAWLAVQLDCPREVTAQRSTGRGDTDTPARLAAWDATAADLQEHHATWDLHLRTDQVSAAEAAAEIIKVLASLR; encoded by the coding sequence ATGAAGACCGGGATCATCCTCTACGGACCGCCGGCCAGCGGCAAGGACACCATCACGGCCTGCCTGACCGACCACGACCCACGGCTCGTCCCGTTCGCGCGTCTGAAGATCGGCGAAGGCCGAAGCCAGGGCTACCGCATGGGCACACCTGAACAGCTCCGCCAACTCGAAGCGGCCGGAGACGTCGTCTACCGCAACGACCGCTACCAAAGCGTCTACCTGGTCGACCGCCCCGGCCTGGACGCCGCCTTCGCCGAGGACCACGTCCCGATCGTGCACCTGGGCCAGATCGCCGGCATCACCGCGCTCGCCACCGGCTACCCAGCGGCCTGGCTCGCTGTCCAGCTGGACTGCCCACGCGAGGTCACCGCCCAGCGCTCCACCGGACGCGGTGACACCGACACCCCGGCCCGGCTGGCCGCCTGGGACGCCACAGCGGCCGACCTCCAGGAGCATCACGCCACTTGGGACCTCCACCTGCGAACCGACCAAGTGTCTGCCGCTGAAGCGGCAGCGGAGATCATCAAGGTTCTGGCCTCCCTCCGTTAG
- a CDS encoding AAA family ATPase has protein sequence MLTNSELVGDVGKDRSGWYPERLREAREAHGLTLEAAGEQLRDTARRAGLTAPAANFQTLWQHEQGEVYPGPHYRRAYCLLYQAGEPDLGFRKPLPGEEERRQLSDLRDQVDTARAQAVARALKQLLPQPTDERPSDLRERILDAWQQRHTDGEPGKPSLVLVGGFAGSGKSEFARFISQLTGWPLLDKDPITRPLVERLLVELGCDPNDRQSETYRTQVRPLEYQCLMDSILVNVECGISSVATAPFISEMTDPVWMRRLANRCAAYQVEVTPVWLTCDQDSMREYISFRSAARDAWKLSNWAQYLDGLDLDLRPSVPHVVVDNSYGSAIAIADQTRFALGAVRA, from the coding sequence ATGCTGACCAACAGTGAGCTGGTGGGGGACGTGGGCAAGGACCGATCGGGCTGGTACCCCGAGCGGCTGCGCGAGGCGCGGGAGGCTCACGGCCTGACCCTTGAGGCAGCAGGAGAGCAGCTCCGCGACACTGCACGACGGGCCGGGCTGACCGCACCAGCAGCCAACTTCCAGACCCTGTGGCAGCACGAGCAGGGCGAGGTCTACCCAGGCCCGCACTATCGCCGTGCCTACTGCCTGCTCTATCAAGCCGGCGAGCCCGACCTCGGCTTCCGCAAGCCACTCCCCGGCGAGGAGGAAAGGCGTCAACTCTCGGACCTCCGAGACCAGGTGGACACCGCCCGCGCGCAGGCTGTGGCCCGAGCCCTGAAGCAGCTGCTGCCCCAGCCGACGGACGAGCGACCGTCCGACCTCCGCGAGCGGATACTGGACGCCTGGCAGCAACGCCACACCGACGGCGAACCGGGCAAGCCCTCGCTGGTCCTGGTCGGCGGCTTCGCGGGCAGCGGCAAGTCCGAATTCGCTCGCTTCATCTCCCAGCTCACCGGCTGGCCGCTGCTGGACAAGGACCCGATCACCCGTCCCCTGGTCGAGCGGCTGCTCGTGGAACTCGGCTGCGATCCCAACGACCGGCAGTCCGAGACCTACCGCACCCAGGTACGCCCCCTGGAGTACCAGTGCCTGATGGACTCGATCCTTGTCAACGTCGAGTGCGGGATCTCCAGCGTGGCCACCGCGCCGTTCATCAGTGAGATGACCGACCCCGTATGGATGCGGCGCCTGGCCAACCGCTGCGCGGCCTACCAGGTCGAGGTCACCCCGGTCTGGCTCACCTGCGACCAGGACTCGATGCGCGAGTACATCTCCTTCCGCTCCGCCGCGCGCGACGCCTGGAAGCTCAGCAACTGGGCCCAGTACCTTGACGGCCTCGACCTGGACCTGCGCCCGTCCGTCCCACACGTCGTGGTGGACAACAGCTACGGCTCGGCAATCGCCATCGCCGACCAGACCCGATTCGCCCTGGGAGCAGTCCGCGCATGA
- a CDS encoding NAD-dependent epimerase/dehydratase family protein: MLGATGRLGRSLLPRLQARGCHVIGVSRTRPSETAERGSGWVCADLTESSRWPQVHGLLRQLLGHQEEVVIIDLVLDRVSVTSMRQSITAATRFVVRTRQLLTDEGLAVRVLAASTTAVLAPRGLRTPYSAAKRRQAFAYARLDAIDLVLLPQLGDVEPITNSPGDAGSSVSGSCSYEAAAGALHEISLEPAQRSLWILGADVPHQSASPAPADIPGAIRSAVAARTAGRDSPAAHRQASHQRLALLPASVRVRVDHHGAPAQLLRPFERRLRMPRARTVIAGNKQPAPDPSEVNRAHRP; encoded by the coding sequence GTGCTCGGAGCCACAGGGCGACTCGGTCGATCCCTCCTCCCGAGGCTCCAAGCGCGCGGCTGCCACGTCATCGGCGTCTCCCGTACCCGGCCAAGCGAAACCGCTGAGCGCGGTTCGGGCTGGGTGTGCGCCGATCTCACGGAGAGCAGCCGGTGGCCGCAGGTTCACGGCTTGCTCCGGCAGCTGCTCGGCCACCAGGAGGAGGTGGTGATCATCGACCTGGTGCTCGATCGCGTCAGTGTCACCTCCATGCGCCAGTCGATCACTGCCGCCACCCGCTTCGTGGTGCGCACTCGGCAACTGCTCACCGACGAAGGACTCGCGGTGAGAGTCCTCGCCGCCAGCACTACGGCCGTGCTGGCACCGCGCGGCCTGAGGACTCCGTACAGTGCCGCCAAGCGGAGGCAGGCATTCGCATACGCGCGGCTGGACGCCATTGACCTCGTGCTCCTGCCGCAGCTCGGCGATGTCGAGCCGATTACGAACTCACCTGGAGATGCCGGCTCTTCCGTCAGCGGGAGCTGTTCATACGAGGCGGCGGCCGGAGCACTGCACGAGATCAGTCTCGAACCCGCTCAGCGATCACTCTGGATCCTCGGCGCCGATGTCCCCCACCAATCAGCCTCGCCCGCCCCTGCTGACATACCCGGCGCAATCAGGAGCGCGGTGGCAGCGCGAACCGCCGGCAGGGACAGTCCCGCCGCGCACAGGCAGGCCAGCCATCAGCGTCTGGCCCTCCTGCCCGCGAGCGTCCGAGTCCGCGTCGACCACCACGGCGCCCCGGCCCAGCTTCTTCGCCCGTTCGAGAGGCGCCTGCGCATGCCGCGTGCCCGAACCGTCATCGCAGGCAACAAGCAGCCCGCACCTGATCCATCGGAGGTAAACCGTGCACACCGCCCCTGA
- a CDS encoding NAD(P)/FAD-dependent oxidoreductase has product MVLGTGFAGLTAAVRLAEDGYRVRCHGDRAMGASQRNFGQLHSGAVYAPVLPEVAAACWQHRTRWFGLLGSDIPRTYGLALFSAYDEVERYTQAWSNLGIPVRPLSAGKLDCFGVGPCPAPEAAFALPDVSVDVSALHARTATHAADLGVALAPPESCAVVRSGDDVILWGPSLGYYRPSTLVLATGHHTAHLLDLLGLQHPLSISRLPYGVLDRSDLRHPLTYWLDGDLLALSPQPDGLHVALPGRPTEPVDEAKEHYRLAASLSQRWPALPVEKLRLAWGQVAEPTGSRPDPSALVVDLSSPPPGWGRAANLIVCLPGKWTTAWHSADQVAQAVGARA; this is encoded by the coding sequence GTGGTCCTCGGCACCGGATTCGCCGGCCTCACGGCCGCGGTACGCCTGGCCGAGGACGGCTACCGCGTCCGCTGCCACGGCGACCGCGCCATGGGGGCCTCGCAGCGGAACTTCGGGCAACTCCACTCCGGCGCCGTCTACGCCCCCGTGCTCCCCGAGGTGGCCGCCGCGTGCTGGCAGCACCGGACGAGGTGGTTCGGCCTGCTCGGATCGGACATCCCGCGAACGTACGGCCTGGCGCTGTTCTCCGCTTACGACGAAGTCGAGCGGTACACGCAGGCGTGGTCAAACCTCGGCATTCCCGTACGCCCTTTGTCCGCCGGGAAGTTGGATTGCTTCGGTGTCGGCCCATGTCCCGCCCCGGAAGCTGCCTTCGCCCTGCCCGACGTCTCGGTCGACGTCAGCGCCCTGCACGCCAGGACCGCGACGCACGCGGCGGACCTCGGCGTGGCCTTGGCTCCGCCTGAATCGTGCGCTGTCGTGCGGTCCGGCGACGACGTCATCCTGTGGGGGCCATCTCTCGGCTACTACCGGCCAAGCACCCTCGTACTGGCAACTGGACACCATACCGCCCACCTGCTCGACCTACTCGGCCTCCAACATCCGCTCTCCATCAGCCGACTGCCGTACGGGGTCCTGGACAGAAGCGACCTGCGGCACCCGCTCACCTACTGGCTCGACGGCGACCTGCTCGCACTCAGCCCGCAGCCGGACGGGCTCCACGTCGCCCTGCCCGGCCGCCCGACGGAACCCGTCGACGAAGCCAAGGAGCACTACCGCCTTGCGGCATCGCTCTCACAACGTTGGCCTGCACTCCCGGTCGAGAAGCTACGCCTCGCATGGGGGCAGGTCGCGGAACCGACGGGCAGCCGACCCGACCCGTCGGCGCTCGTGGTCGACCTCAGCAGTCCACCGCCCGGTTGGGGCCGGGCAGCCAACCTGATCGTCTGCCTGCCCGGCAAATGGACCACAGCCTGGCACTCAGCCGACCAGGTCGCTCAAGCAGTTGGGGCAAGAGCCTGA
- a CDS encoding tryptophan--tRNA ligase: MVNADSKVSLTGIKPTGEPHLGNFIGAIKPALELAGGAESIYFIADYHAMTSVRDPELLGRWTRSVAATWLAAGLDPERTIFYRQSDVPEIFELHWVLSCFSAKGLMNRAHAYKAARDRNREAGVEDLDAGVNMGLFNYPVLMAVDILIMEADLVPVGKDQLQHVEYAADIAGAFNAVYGDSFRLKIPKAVIPTEDSGRSLPGTDGRKMSKSYGNTIPLFATEAEIKKIVRRIPTDSTPVEAPKDPDASSVFQLLSHFANPEKAAEVRARLEAGGMGWGDLKSELHTVLAEELGPMRERYEALVRPGSELEELLAIGAAKARRRAQPVLQQVRKVIGID; encoded by the coding sequence ATGGTGAATGCTGATTCGAAGGTGTCGCTCACCGGCATCAAGCCCACTGGAGAGCCGCACCTCGGCAACTTCATCGGAGCCATCAAGCCGGCCTTGGAGCTGGCGGGCGGAGCCGAGTCCATCTACTTCATCGCCGACTACCACGCGATGACGTCGGTGCGTGATCCGGAGCTGCTCGGTCGATGGACCCGGTCGGTCGCGGCCACCTGGCTGGCTGCGGGACTGGACCCGGAACGCACGATCTTCTACCGCCAGTCGGACGTGCCCGAGATTTTCGAGCTGCACTGGGTCCTCTCGTGCTTCAGCGCCAAGGGGCTGATGAACCGGGCGCACGCCTACAAGGCCGCGCGGGACCGGAACCGAGAGGCCGGTGTTGAGGATCTCGACGCCGGGGTCAACATGGGGCTGTTCAACTACCCCGTACTGATGGCCGTCGACATCCTCATCATGGAGGCCGACCTCGTGCCAGTCGGCAAGGACCAGTTGCAGCACGTCGAGTACGCGGCCGACATCGCCGGAGCGTTCAACGCGGTGTACGGCGACAGCTTCCGACTGAAGATCCCCAAGGCTGTCATTCCCACCGAGGACAGCGGTCGCTCCCTGCCGGGCACCGACGGACGCAAGATGAGCAAGTCCTACGGCAACACGATCCCGCTGTTCGCCACCGAGGCCGAGATCAAGAAGATCGTACGGCGCATTCCCACCGACAGCACACCGGTAGAGGCGCCGAAGGATCCTGACGCCTCCTCGGTATTCCAGCTGCTCTCCCACTTCGCCAACCCCGAGAAGGCAGCCGAGGTTCGCGCGCGCCTGGAGGCCGGCGGGATGGGCTGGGGCGATCTGAAGAGCGAGCTCCACACTGTTCTGGCAGAGGAGCTGGGGCCGATGCGCGAGCGCTACGAGGCGCTTGTGCGGCCAGGCAGCGAGCTTGAGGAGCTGCTGGCCATCGGCGCGGCCAAGGCCCGCCGGCGGGCCCAGCCCGTGCTTCAGCAGGTGCGCAAGGTGATCGGGATCGACTGA
- a CDS encoding vitamin K epoxide reductase family protein, producing the protein MDADQDLDTAADRSWRGVVGAGRAMTWFLVITGALGFLASFTLTYERFKLFTDPGYVPSCSLNPIISCGNVMTKPQAAVFGFPNPLMGIAGFAVVLAVGTGLLAGARYGRWYWAGLQLGVTFGLGLICWLISQSLYSIGALCPYCMVVWVIIFPMFWYVTLHNLRHRVLPFPERWRGGLDDVITLHWFGPLLWYLVVGGMVLIRFWSYWKTLF; encoded by the coding sequence ATGGATGCTGACCAGGATCTCGACACAGCCGCCGACCGCTCCTGGCGGGGGGTGGTCGGCGCGGGCCGGGCGATGACCTGGTTCCTGGTGATCACCGGGGCGCTGGGCTTCCTCGCCTCGTTCACCCTCACCTACGAGCGCTTCAAGCTGTTCACCGACCCCGGCTACGTGCCCAGCTGCAGCCTCAACCCGATCATCAGCTGCGGCAATGTGATGACCAAGCCGCAGGCGGCGGTCTTCGGCTTCCCCAATCCGCTGATGGGCATCGCCGGCTTCGCGGTGGTGCTGGCCGTCGGCACGGGCCTGCTGGCCGGCGCCCGCTACGGCCGCTGGTACTGGGCCGGGCTCCAGCTGGGCGTGACCTTCGGCCTGGGCCTGATCTGCTGGTTGATCAGCCAGTCGCTCTACAGCATCGGGGCGCTCTGCCCCTACTGCATGGTGGTCTGGGTGATCATCTTTCCGATGTTCTGGTACGTCACCCTGCACAACCTCCGGCACCGGGTGCTGCCCTTCCCCGAGCGCTGGCGCGGCGGTCTCGACGACGTGATCACCCTCCACTGGTTCGGCCCGCTGCTCTGGTACCTGGTCGTCGGCGGCATGGTGCTGATCCGCTTCTGGTCCTACTGGAAAACACTGTTCTGA
- the def gene encoding peptide deformylase: protein MSEQQVEEEIVEQAGEQAPGRVVGEEHDPTKGTFRPITVVGNPVLHRPCATVTVFDEELSALVDDLFVSMYAAEGVGLAANQIGDGRRVFVYDCPDDDGVRHIGVVVNPVLDDLDPAQRTLDESPEGCLSVPGAYADLARPEYAVVRGQDAAGQDIVVEGTGFFARCLQHETDHLNGYLYIDRLSKRDRKDALRQMAELTPRYETVPNA from the coding sequence ATGTCGGAACAGCAGGTCGAGGAAGAGATCGTGGAGCAGGCCGGGGAGCAGGCTCCGGGACGGGTCGTGGGCGAGGAGCACGACCCGACCAAGGGGACCTTCCGTCCGATCACGGTCGTCGGCAACCCCGTGCTGCACCGCCCGTGCGCGACGGTCACGGTGTTCGACGAGGAGCTGTCCGCGCTGGTCGACGACCTCTTCGTGAGCATGTACGCGGCCGAGGGCGTCGGCCTGGCCGCCAACCAGATCGGTGACGGCCGCCGGGTCTTCGTCTACGACTGCCCGGACGACGACGGGGTGCGCCACATCGGCGTGGTGGTGAACCCGGTGCTGGACGACCTAGACCCGGCGCAGCGGACCCTGGACGAGTCGCCCGAGGGCTGCCTCTCGGTCCCCGGCGCCTACGCCGACCTCGCCCGCCCGGAGTACGCGGTGGTGCGCGGCCAGGACGCGGCGGGCCAGGACATCGTGGTCGAGGGCACCGGTTTCTTCGCCCGCTGCCTCCAGCACGAGACCGACCACCTCAACGGCTACCTCTACATCGACCGGCTGTCCAAGCGCGACCGCAAGGACGCCCTCCGGCAGATGGCCGAGCTGACCCCCCGCTACGAGACCGTCCCCAACGCCTGA
- a CDS encoding tetratricopeptide repeat protein: MKIFNRARQRPSASWRQTTDRAFTLIGSGRLEDAGALLVRAADLEPWLSDSWFNLALLHKFRRDWEQARAAGLRAVALLDRNPGAPDWWNLGIAATALQDWALARRSWQAYGLRLGQGEGPVSLDFGTTPVRLSPEGESEVVWGRRLDPARVEVLSIPLPSSGRRWGEVVLHDGTPHGERVAEGVAYPVFDEIELWAPSPVPTYVVLLQAETEGDRDALERLVSEAGYAAEDWTSSVRLLCRDCSESRMPADDGHSEQHDPHDDGQLGHLSHRSAGALWVSERECGMAAPADLVGPLLDRWVMANPKGRAYRDLEEVC, encoded by the coding sequence GTGAAGATCTTCAATCGGGCACGGCAACGGCCGTCCGCCAGCTGGCGGCAGACGACCGACCGGGCCTTCACGCTCATCGGGAGCGGACGCCTGGAGGACGCCGGGGCGCTGCTGGTCCGCGCCGCGGACCTGGAGCCCTGGCTGTCCGACTCCTGGTTCAACCTGGCGTTGCTGCACAAGTTCCGCCGGGACTGGGAGCAGGCCCGCGCGGCGGGGCTGCGCGCCGTGGCCCTGCTCGACCGCAATCCCGGCGCCCCCGACTGGTGGAACCTGGGCATCGCGGCGACCGCGCTGCAGGACTGGGCCCTGGCCCGGCGCTCCTGGCAGGCCTACGGGCTGCGGCTGGGCCAGGGCGAGGGCCCGGTCAGCCTGGACTTCGGGACCACCCCGGTCCGGCTCTCGCCGGAGGGCGAGTCCGAGGTGGTCTGGGGCCGTCGGCTGGACCCGGCCCGGGTCGAGGTGCTGTCGATCCCGCTGCCGTCCTCCGGCCGCCGCTGGGGCGAGGTGGTGCTGCACGACGGCACCCCGCACGGCGAGCGGGTCGCGGAGGGCGTCGCCTACCCGGTCTTCGACGAGATCGAGCTGTGGGCGCCCTCGCCGGTGCCGACCTACGTGGTGCTGCTCCAGGCCGAGACCGAGGGCGACCGGGACGCGCTGGAGCGGCTGGTCTCCGAGGCCGGCTACGCGGCCGAGGACTGGACCTCCTCGGTGCGGCTGCTCTGCCGCGACTGCTCGGAGAGCCGGATGCCGGCCGACGACGGCCACAGCGAGCAGCACGATCCGCACGACGACGGCCAGCTCGGCCACCTGAGCCACCGCAGCGCGGGCGCGCTGTGGGTCTCCGAACGCGAGTGCGGCATGGCCGCCCCCGCCGACCTGGTCGGGCCGCTGCTGGACCGCTGGGTGATGGCCAACCCGAAGGGTCGGGCCTACCGCGACCTGGAAGAAGTCTGCTGA
- the rsrA gene encoding mycothiol system anti-sigma-R factor, producing the protein MSCGNHHDTACSEVLDHLYEYLDNEMGEGDCAKLREHFDECSPCLEKYGLEQAIKALVKRSCGCDTAPTDLRGKVLARIERIRAGLPVEGDLVPGAQPAAQTGAAAEAAVAVEVGAPAGSAHDAVSHAVAEASAKD; encoded by the coding sequence ATGAGCTGCGGCAACCACCACGACACCGCGTGCAGCGAGGTTCTCGACCATCTGTACGAGTACCTCGACAACGAGATGGGCGAGGGCGACTGCGCCAAGCTGCGCGAGCACTTCGACGAGTGCTCGCCCTGCCTGGAGAAGTACGGTCTGGAACAGGCCATCAAGGCGCTGGTGAAGCGGTCCTGCGGCTGCGACACCGCGCCGACGGACCTCCGCGGCAAGGTGCTGGCCAGGATCGAGCGGATCCGGGCCGGACTCCCGGTGGAGGGCGACCTGGTGCCGGGCGCCCAGCCCGCCGCCCAGACCGGGGCTGCGGCCGAGGCCGCGGTCGCGGTCGAGGTCGGCGCACCCGCGGGGTCCGCGCACGACGCGGTCTCGCACGCCGTCGCGGAGGCCTCGGCCAAGGACTGA